A window of the Cololabis saira isolate AMF1-May2022 chromosome 19, fColSai1.1, whole genome shotgun sequence genome harbors these coding sequences:
- the LOC133419243 gene encoding interferon a3-like, producing MLTGVFCALLLLCLYSSGSSLSCRWIDHKFRDYSENSLDLLEMMADHDSTEDAGENTVAFPHHLYSQASAASAEDKVAFTVQVLREVCALFEEDDSSSSWEEKTLENFLNVVNRQADQLHSCIGSHKKRNRRLHMFFKRLSHNVLGQMGHSARAWELIRQEVRAHLLAADQLVASVLTSN from the exons ATGCTCACCGGGGTTTTCTGTGCTCTCCTGCTTCTGTGTCTGTACAGTTCAGGCTCCTCTCTGAGCTGCAGATGGATCGATCATAAATTCAGAGACTACAGTGAGAACTCCCTGGATCTCCTGGAGATGATG GCTGACCATGACAGCACTGAGGATGCAGGGGAGAACACCGTGGCCTTCCCTCATCACCTGTACAGCCAGGCCTCCGCAGCATCA GCTGAGGATAAAGTGGCGTTCACAGTCCAGGTCCTGAGGGAGGTGTGTGCTCTGTTTGAGGAGGATGACAGCTCTTCATCATGGGAGGAGAAAACGCTGGAGAACTTTCTCAACGTTGTGaacagacaggcagatcagctTCACTCCTGT ATTGGAAGCCACAAGAAGAGAAACAGGAGGCTGCACATGTTTTTCAAGAGACTCTCACACAATGTCCTTGGACAAATG GGCCACAGTGCCCGAGCGTGGGAGCTGATCAGGCAGGAAGTCAGAGCTCATCTCCTGGCTGCAGACCAGCTGGTTGCATCCGTGCTCACCTCCAACTGA